One stretch of Pseudoramibacter sp. DNA includes these proteins:
- a CDS encoding pyruvate carboxylase yields MKKFKKVLIANRGEIAIRIIRACHELGIAAIAIYTQEDEMSLFRTKADEAYMINSAGGPVQAYLDMDKIIALALEKGADAIHPGYGFLSENAEFAKKCEEAGITFIGPTHEMMEKMGDKIQSKKVAKAVSVPTIPGVEKPITSNEEAIAFAKKAGYPVMLKAASGGGGRGMRIVREEKELLKEYHSAVSESTKAFGDGTIFIEKYLENPKHIEVQVLGDQYGNVVHLYERDCSIQRRNQKVIEFSPSVFLTDEQRRSICSDAIKLAKSVNYCSAGTMEFLVDNKGDHYFIEMNPRIQVEHTVTELVTGVDIVQAQILIAEGYALDSDAIQIHSQDEISTRGYAIQCRITTENPKMHFMPDTGRIDVYRTASGPGIRLDGGNGFTGSVISPYYDSLLVKCSAYGRTFEETRRKAVRALKETMIEGVETNKDFLINVLEHPLFKTGQCTTNFIDQHPELFDIEDQQSPEMDIIRYFGNIVVNETFGKKPVLSEPKVPKLPKEAAISSLTGTKQILDQRGPDGLVNWIKAQDRLLITDTTMRDAHQSLMATRVRTRDMARIAEDTAWYGRNLFSLEMWGGATFDVSYNFLRESPWERLDILREKIPNICFQMLLRGANGVGYKNYPDNLIRKFVQQSAKSGIDVFRIFDSLNWMENMKVAIEEVLKAGKVAEVAMCYTGDILDTSKTKYNLDYYVKMAHEIEKTGAHILAIKDMSALCKPQAARKLVSVLKSEVKMPIHFHTHDTAGNGVASALMAAYGGADIVDAALASMSGLTSQPNLNSIVAALKRTPYDTQLNDQELQILSDYWGQLRPTYSKFESGLKSSTTEIYDMEIPGGQYSNLKKQVESFGLGHKFSEVKEMYKVANQLLGDIIKVTPSSKVNGDLAIFMVQNGLNAQNIYEKGKDLAFPNSVVDFFKGMIGQPVGGFNKRLQKIVLKGQKPITVRPGSLLPPEDFDQVKKDYKAKYDIDLTDRQLISASMYPKVYQEYLDFKRDYGSLEQMESHAFFYGLREGETTEVEVGKGKKIIVTLIHIGEPDEDGERLVTFEIDGFRRSIKVQDKYSLSSQKKDKMLKADPGNPKEIGSAIPGTVLKVNVNEGDKVKKNQVLAVVEAMKMETEIVVPADGTVQTIYVSEGQTVESGELMMTLE; encoded by the coding sequence ATCAAAAAATTCAAGAAGGTATTAATTGCCAACCGCGGAGAAATTGCCATACGCATTATCCGCGCCTGCCATGAATTGGGGATCGCAGCGATCGCGATTTATACCCAGGAAGACGAGATGTCCCTGTTCCGCACAAAGGCAGATGAGGCCTACATGATCAATTCTGCCGGCGGCCCGGTTCAGGCTTACTTGGATATGGACAAGATCATCGCGTTGGCCCTTGAAAAAGGCGCCGATGCGATTCATCCGGGCTATGGCTTCTTGTCGGAAAATGCTGAATTTGCAAAAAAATGTGAAGAAGCCGGCATCACCTTTATCGGACCGACCCATGAAATGATGGAAAAGATGGGGGATAAAATTCAGTCCAAAAAAGTGGCGAAAGCGGTATCTGTTCCGACGATTCCCGGGGTTGAAAAGCCCATTACGTCCAATGAAGAAGCCATCGCTTTTGCCAAAAAAGCAGGCTATCCCGTGATGTTAAAAGCGGCATCCGGCGGCGGCGGACGCGGGATGCGCATCGTCAGAGAAGAAAAAGAACTCTTAAAGGAATATCACTCTGCCGTCAGCGAATCGACGAAAGCCTTCGGCGACGGGACGATCTTTATTGAAAAATATCTGGAAAATCCGAAACACATTGAAGTTCAGGTTTTGGGAGATCAATACGGAAATGTCGTCCATTTGTACGAACGGGACTGCTCGATTCAAAGACGCAACCAGAAGGTCATTGAATTTTCCCCTTCTGTTTTTCTGACCGATGAACAGCGCCGGTCAATCTGCAGCGATGCCATTAAATTAGCCAAATCGGTTAACTATTGCTCGGCGGGTACGATGGAATTTCTTGTCGACAATAAAGGCGATCACTATTTTATCGAAATGAATCCGCGCATCCAGGTTGAACATACGGTCACGGAACTGGTCACCGGCGTTGATATCGTTCAGGCGCAGATTCTCATTGCTGAAGGGTATGCCCTGGATTCCGATGCGATTCAGATTCACAGCCAGGATGAAATTTCGACACGGGGCTACGCCATTCAATGTCGGATCACCACAGAAAACCCGAAAATGCACTTCATGCCGGATACCGGACGCATTGACGTTTACCGGACAGCGAGCGGCCCGGGCATCCGTCTGGACGGCGGCAACGGGTTTACAGGCTCTGTCATTTCCCCTTATTACGACAGCCTCCTTGTGAAATGCTCAGCCTACGGGCGAACTTTTGAAGAAACGCGGCGGAAAGCGGTTCGGGCCTTAAAAGAAACCATGATCGAAGGCGTTGAAACGAATAAGGATTTCCTCATCAATGTCCTGGAACATCCGCTGTTCAAAACCGGCCAGTGCACTACGAATTTCATCGACCAGCATCCGGAATTATTTGATATTGAAGATCAGCAGAGTCCGGAAATGGACATTATCCGTTACTTCGGCAATATTGTCGTCAATGAAACCTTTGGTAAAAAACCGGTCTTATCAGAACCGAAAGTGCCAAAGCTGCCAAAAGAAGCGGCCATTTCTTCGCTGACGGGAACGAAGCAGATTCTGGATCAAAGGGGACCTGACGGTTTAGTCAACTGGATCAAAGCTCAGGACCGTTTGCTCATCACCGACACCACGATGCGGGATGCCCATCAGTCACTCATGGCCACCCGGGTGCGCACCCGGGATATGGCCCGCATTGCAGAAGATACGGCGTGGTATGGCCGGAATTTGTTCTCCCTTGAAATGTGGGGCGGCGCCACCTTCGATGTGTCCTATAATTTCCTAAGGGAATCCCCTTGGGAACGACTGGACATCCTTCGGGAAAAAATTCCGAATATCTGCTTCCAGATGCTCCTTCGCGGCGCGAATGGGGTCGGCTATAAAAACTATCCGGACAATCTCATCCGGAAGTTTGTCCAGCAGTCTGCCAAATCCGGCATCGATGTGTTCAGAATTTTCGACTCCCTGAACTGGATGGAAAACATGAAAGTGGCCATTGAAGAAGTTTTGAAAGCGGGGAAAGTCGCTGAAGTGGCCATGTGCTACACCGGCGATATTCTGGATACGTCGAAAACCAAGTACAATCTGGATTATTATGTCAAGATGGCCCATGAAATTGAAAAAACCGGGGCACATATTCTAGCCATCAAAGATATGTCCGCTTTGTGCAAGCCCCAGGCGGCAAGAAAACTGGTTTCGGTCTTGAAGAGCGAAGTCAAGATGCCGATCCATTTCCATACTCACGATACCGCTGGAAACGGCGTGGCTTCTGCATTAATGGCCGCTTACGGCGGCGCCGATATTGTCGATGCAGCTTTAGCCAGCATGAGCGGTTTGACATCTCAGCCCAACTTGAATTCTATTGTCGCTGCCCTGAAGCGCACCCCTTACGATACCCAGTTAAACGATCAGGAGCTTCAGATTTTGTCGGATTACTGGGGTCAGCTCAGACCGACTTACAGCAAATTCGAAAGTGGTCTCAAAAGCAGCACGACCGAAATTTACGACATGGAAATTCCAGGCGGCCAGTATTCCAATCTGAAGAAACAGGTTGAAAGTTTTGGGCTGGGACATAAATTTTCAGAGGTCAAAGAAATGTACAAAGTGGCCAATCAGCTGCTGGGCGATATCATCAAAGTGACGCCGTCCTCGAAGGTTAACGGCGACTTAGCCATTTTCATGGTCCAAAACGGACTTAATGCGCAGAATATTTATGAAAAGGGCAAAGATCTGGCCTTCCCCAATTCAGTTGTGGACTTCTTTAAAGGCATGATTGGACAGCCGGTTGGCGGATTTAACAAGCGGCTTCAGAAAATTGTGTTAAAGGGGCAAAAGCCCATTACTGTCCGGCCAGGTTCTCTGCTGCCGCCAGAAGACTTTGATCAGGTTAAAAAAGACTATAAAGCAAAATACGATATAGATCTGACAGACCGCCAGCTCATTTCCGCGAGCATGTATCCGAAGGTGTATCAGGAATATCTGGATTTCAAACGCGATTATGGCAGTTTGGAACAAATGGAAAGTCATGCCTTTTTCTACGGACTCAGAGAAGGGGAAACCACTGAAGTTGAAGTCGGCAAGGGAAAGAAAATCATTGTGACTTTAATTCACATCGGCGAACCAGATGAAGATGGCGAACGGCTTGTCACCTTTGAAATTGACGGGTTCCGCCGCAGCATCAAAGTACAGGATAAGTATTCACTTTCATCTCAGAAAAAGGATAAGATGCTGAAAGCTGATCCAGGCAATCCAAAGGAAATCGGCTCGGCCATTCCGGGCACGGTTTTGAAAGTCAATGTCAATGAAGGTGATAAGGTTAAAAAGAATCAGGTTTTGGCAGTTGTCGAAGCGATGAAAATGGAAACGGAAATTGTCGTACCCGCTGACGGTACTGTTCAAACCATTTACGTTTCCGAAGGGCAGACCGTTGAATCAGGGGAATTGATGATGACTTTAGAATAA
- the cdaA gene encoding diadenylate cyclase CdaA translates to MENFFITLKSQFSFSNIIEILVITFLIYKILMWIRGTQAEQVGKGLIMVLFLIPFSSWLGFTTLNYILNIVVTWAVILIVVVFQPELRSALEQLGNNKLFDRMFKSSGERKIYNSVQEIVKATVEMSDERIGALMVFPVNTGLKDIESTGIKLNADISTELLENIFTPNRPLHDGAVIIDLWSGKVKTAGCLLPLTDRKTLNSSLGTRHRAGIGISEKSDAVVLIVSEETGIISVAEKGVLRRGFSGDELIELLSERFIDIDKDNDDDALEEEDIDDTKVFDVTEGEIDDEDNDQ, encoded by the coding sequence ATGGAAAATTTTTTTATTACATTGAAATCGCAATTTTCATTTTCGAATATCATTGAGATCCTCGTCATTACGTTTTTAATTTATAAAATCTTAATGTGGATCCGGGGAACCCAGGCTGAACAGGTCGGGAAGGGATTGATTATGGTATTGTTTCTCATTCCTTTCAGTTCATGGCTTGGATTCACAACGCTGAATTATATTTTAAATATTGTCGTGACATGGGCTGTTATCTTGATTGTCGTCGTCTTCCAACCCGAACTGCGTTCGGCGCTTGAACAGCTGGGCAACAACAAATTGTTTGACCGGATGTTTAAATCTTCAGGAGAGCGTAAAATATACAACAGCGTGCAGGAAATCGTGAAAGCCACTGTAGAAATGTCAGACGAACGCATCGGCGCCTTAATGGTTTTTCCGGTGAATACGGGATTAAAAGATATTGAATCAACAGGGATTAAGCTCAACGCCGATATCTCGACAGAACTTTTGGAAAACATCTTTACACCGAACCGTCCTCTGCACGACGGTGCGGTCATCATCGATTTGTGGTCGGGAAAGGTGAAGACTGCAGGCTGTCTCTTGCCCCTGACGGACCGGAAAACCTTAAATTCGTCCCTTGGCACACGGCACCGCGCCGGGATCGGCATTTCGGAAAAATCTGATGCTGTTGTGCTGATTGTATCAGAAGAAACCGGCATTATTTCAGTGGCCGAAAAAGGGGTCCTGCGCCGGGGATTTTCCGGCGATGAGCTGATTGAGCTGCTCAGCGAACGCTTTATTGACATCGATAAAGACAATGATGATGACGCGTTGGAAGAAGAGGATATCGATGATACGAAAGTCTTTGATGTTACAGAAGGCGAAATCGATGACGAGGACAATGATCAATGA
- a CDS encoding CdaR family protein, protein MKKRKKTEDERTARIVRLVIAACLALFLWSYINGNDINLITQNIKNIPVTLINTEKLSSKGLVLSDQKDYYVNIRIRGSERNVRSLNASQITATADLSGVKSPGVYTADVVLQGLPNSVILQETQPSQLKINIDGIRQKRRKVYVNISGKPGNNLSVISASTPDRVRISGASEALAKVRKCIATVNVQDVTADTDVYLPVKAVDKKGDVVPNVECSPSMVKVHVKIGSTKRIKVKVPKTSGSTASGYKVSSISVSPKTVLVGGKTDVLESLRSIRPETVELNGIKNDMTVLKKLQLPNGVVSLSGNKNVMVSVKVEALSKKQLMVDDIEQRNVPDDLSVDKIENASVSVKVEGTSREMSNIDNKDIKAWIDFSNAAEGTGTYNIQVSTDKGTVKSVSPSSTTVTLKNKDK, encoded by the coding sequence ATGAAAAAACGCAAAAAAACAGAAGATGAAAGAACTGCCAGAATTGTCCGCTTAGTGATTGCGGCCTGCCTGGCGCTCTTTTTGTGGTCTTATATTAATGGCAATGACATCAATCTGATCACCCAGAACATTAAGAATATTCCGGTGACTTTGATCAACACCGAAAAACTTTCATCCAAAGGGCTCGTCCTGTCAGATCAGAAAGATTACTATGTCAATATCCGAATCCGGGGAAGTGAGCGGAATGTGCGTTCGCTCAATGCCTCCCAGATCACGGCGACTGCCGATCTTTCAGGGGTCAAGAGTCCGGGGGTTTATACGGCAGATGTGGTGCTCCAGGGACTGCCGAACTCTGTGATCTTACAGGAGACACAGCCTTCTCAACTTAAAATCAATATTGACGGCATTCGTCAGAAAAGACGAAAAGTCTACGTCAATATCAGCGGAAAACCGGGAAACAATTTATCCGTTATTTCGGCATCGACGCCGGACCGGGTGCGCATTTCAGGCGCCAGTGAAGCCCTTGCAAAAGTTAGAAAATGCATCGCGACGGTCAATGTCCAGGATGTAACCGCAGATACCGATGTTTATCTTCCGGTGAAAGCTGTGGATAAAAAGGGCGATGTGGTTCCCAATGTAGAATGCAGTCCCTCGATGGTCAAAGTGCATGTTAAAATCGGGTCGACGAAGCGCATTAAAGTGAAAGTTCCAAAGACATCTGGCAGCACAGCCAGCGGTTATAAGGTATCGAGTATTTCGGTTTCGCCAAAAACTGTTTTAGTCGGCGGCAAGACCGATGTCTTGGAAAGTCTGCGGTCGATTCGGCCGGAAACCGTAGAGCTTAATGGCATTAAAAACGATATGACGGTTTTGAAAAAGCTGCAGCTTCCAAACGGCGTGGTCAGTTTAAGCGGAAACAAAAACGTGATGGTCAGCGTCAAAGTTGAAGCGTTGTCAAAAAAACAGCTGATGGTCGATGACATTGAGCAGAGAAATGTGCCGGACGATCTCAGTGTCGATAAAATTGAAAATGCGTCTGTATCTGTGAAAGTTGAAGGAACGAGCCGTGAAATGTCTAATATCGACAATAAAGATATTAAGGCATGGATTGATTTTTCAAATGCGGCAGAAGGAACAGGCACTTACAACATTCAAGTCTCAACCGATAAAGGAACGGTGAAGTCGGTTTCGCCGTCGAGCACAACGGTCACATTAAAAAATAAGGATAAATAA
- a CDS encoding AI-2E family transporter, whose product MTHLDLIGRIIAALFDFILPVIVGIILAYIMDPPIRAVERKLNQRSVKHPRGKAIAIVIAIILVSLGLLVVAVVPQVVSSMVQFSTSKTSYHGELQQFVDQVAHHHVNMKSVFSTIDKTLDKMQNQVKNQFLLTTKSNGRHILNFAVDFILAIYFLVDKRRVQRSARNWFKLSMRDSTYQKFSAGWKRCDRIFIKYLICEVIDALIVGGVNAGFMLVCGMDYVPMISVVVGLTNLVPTFGPIIGAVVGAFVLMINNPLHALLFLAFTGLLQTVDGYLIKPKLYGDTLGVPGLLILIAVIIGGRVFGVLGMLFAIPVMAILDILNHETFMPFLKRKKIERESRTKKKKPGSEIETDALDLLLSLQEQEKNSD is encoded by the coding sequence ATGACTCATCTTGATTTAATCGGCAGGATCATTGCAGCGCTTTTTGATTTTATTCTGCCGGTTATTGTCGGTATCATTCTGGCTTATATCATGGACCCACCGATTCGCGCGGTTGAAAGGAAGTTAAACCAGCGCAGTGTCAAACATCCCCGGGGCAAAGCCATTGCCATTGTCATTGCGATTATCCTTGTTTCACTGGGTTTGCTGGTGGTTGCGGTTGTGCCGCAAGTGGTCAGCAGCATGGTGCAGTTCAGCACCAGCAAGACCTCTTATCATGGAGAGCTGCAGCAATTTGTAGATCAGGTGGCGCATCACCATGTAAATATGAAGTCTGTCTTTTCGACGATCGACAAGACCTTGGATAAAATGCAGAATCAAGTCAAAAATCAATTTCTGCTCACCACAAAAAGCAATGGACGCCATATTTTGAATTTTGCCGTTGATTTTATTCTCGCCATTTATTTTCTGGTCGATAAGCGAAGGGTGCAGCGCAGCGCACGAAATTGGTTCAAACTTTCCATGCGGGACAGCACGTATCAAAAGTTTTCCGCAGGCTGGAAAAGATGCGACCGTATTTTCATTAAGTATTTGATTTGCGAAGTGATCGACGCCTTGATTGTGGGCGGCGTAAATGCGGGCTTTATGCTGGTCTGCGGCATGGATTATGTGCCGATGATTTCTGTGGTTGTCGGACTGACAAACCTTGTGCCGACTTTTGGACCGATTATCGGAGCAGTGGTCGGGGCCTTCGTGCTCATGATCAACAATCCGCTGCATGCCCTTTTGTTCCTGGCTTTTACAGGCCTGCTCCAGACCGTAGACGGTTATTTAATCAAGCCGAAATTGTACGGGGACACATTAGGAGTTCCGGGGCTTTTGATTTTAATTGCAGTCATCATCGGCGGCCGTGTTTTCGGCGTTTTGGGGATGCTCTTTGCCATTCCTGTGATGGCGATTTTGGATATCTTAAATCATGAGACGTTTATGCCTTTCTTAAAGCGAAAGAAAATTGAACGGGAAAGCCGGACGAAAAAAAAGAAACCCGGCAGTGAGATTGAAACCGATGCCTTGGATTTGCTTTTAAGCCTTCAGGAACAAGAAAAAAACAGTGATTAG
- a CDS encoding 2-isopropylmalate synthase, with amino-acid sequence MMNPKKYKRNYFMPPEPCTDWVNKEYIDHPPIWCSVDLRDGNQALIIPMSLEEKIDYFKYLVKVGFKEIEVGFPAASETEYEFLRTLIEQDLIPDDVTVQVLTQAREHIIKKTFESLKGCHHAIVHLYNSTSRQQREQVFKKSKAEILQMAVDGAKMLNDLAKETPGNFQFEYSPESFTGTEVDYACDVCNAVLDVWQPTAENKTIINLPVTVELSLPHVYASQIEYMDKHLKYRDNVVLSLHPHNDRGCGVADTELGLLAGADRVEGTLFGNGERTGNVDIITLALNMYTHGVDPKLDFSHLPELIKAYERDTRMHVYERQPYSGALVFAAFSGSHQDAIAKGMKMARESEDHHWDVPYLTINPEDLGRKYDKDVIRINSQSGKGGIGFILEHNYGFNLPKKMRDHLRNLVKNVSDHGHRELKPEEVYQIFMDHYVNKEDYFSIPSAHFEQLSDGKIRAHLTINNEGDLGDYSEIGNGRIDAVTNTVIQHIHTPIKDLSYSEHALEKGSNSRAVAYIGLTLDDGREVWGAGIDNDIIVASIRALVSAINHIGAEKPENQK; translated from the coding sequence ATGATGAATCCAAAAAAATACAAACGGAATTATTTTATGCCCCCAGAACCCTGCACGGATTGGGTGAATAAAGAATACATCGACCATCCCCCCATATGGTGTTCGGTCGATCTTCGGGACGGCAACCAGGCCTTGATTATCCCAATGAGTCTTGAAGAAAAAATCGATTATTTTAAATATCTCGTTAAGGTCGGCTTTAAAGAAATCGAAGTCGGTTTCCCTGCGGCTTCTGAGACAGAATACGAATTTTTAAGAACCTTAATCGAACAAGATTTAATTCCAGACGATGTCACGGTTCAAGTCTTAACTCAGGCTCGGGAACACATCATCAAAAAAACCTTTGAATCCCTCAAAGGCTGTCACCACGCCATCGTGCATTTGTACAATTCGACCTCGCGCCAGCAGCGGGAACAGGTTTTCAAGAAATCCAAAGCTGAAATTCTGCAGATGGCGGTTGACGGTGCCAAAATGCTCAACGATTTAGCTAAAGAAACGCCGGGCAACTTCCAATTTGAATATTCTCCAGAAAGTTTCACTGGAACAGAAGTGGATTACGCCTGTGATGTGTGCAATGCCGTTTTGGATGTCTGGCAGCCGACAGCGGAAAACAAGACCATCATCAACCTTCCGGTTACGGTTGAACTTTCTCTTCCCCACGTTTATGCCAGCCAGATCGAATACATGGACAAACATTTAAAATACCGCGATAATGTAGTTCTCTCCCTTCACCCGCACAATGACCGGGGATGCGGCGTCGCAGATACCGAACTCGGGCTTTTGGCCGGCGCCGACCGTGTCGAAGGCACCTTATTCGGCAACGGCGAAAGAACCGGCAATGTCGACATTATCACTCTGGCCCTCAACATGTACACCCACGGCGTCGATCCCAAATTGGACTTCAGTCACTTGCCTGAATTAATCAAAGCCTATGAACGAGATACCCGGATGCACGTGTATGAACGTCAGCCTTATTCAGGAGCCCTCGTCTTTGCCGCCTTCTCAGGCAGCCATCAGGATGCGATCGCCAAAGGCATGAAGATGGCCAGAGAAAGCGAAGATCATCATTGGGATGTGCCGTACTTGACCATCAACCCTGAAGATTTAGGCCGTAAATATGACAAAGACGTCATCCGCATCAATTCCCAGTCCGGGAAGGGCGGCATCGGATTTATTCTCGAACACAATTACGGCTTCAACCTGCCGAAGAAAATGCGCGACCATTTGAGAAATCTCGTGAAAAATGTCTCAGATCATGGCCACCGCGAATTAAAACCTGAAGAAGTCTATCAGATTTTCATGGATCATTACGTCAACAAAGAAGACTACTTCAGTATTCCAAGCGCGCACTTTGAACAGCTTTCGGACGGCAAAATCCGTGCGCATTTGACCATTAACAACGAAGGAGATTTGGGCGACTACAGTGAAATTGGAAACGGCCGCATCGACGCCGTCACCAATACGGTGATTCAGCACATTCACACGCCGATCAAGGATTTGTCTTACAGCGAACATGCCCTCGAAAAGGGATCTAATTCCCGCGCTGTCGCGTATATCGGATTGACTCTTGACGATGGCCGCGAAGTCTGGGGCGCCGGCATTGACAACGATATTATCGTCGCCTCTATCCGCGCTTTGGTTTCAGCCATCAATCACATCGGGGCCGAAAAACCTGAAAATCAAAAATAA
- a CDS encoding metallophosphoesterase family protein → MISFIHTGDVHLERTFRFNNHSRDFGKDHRLDLWLTFEQIVNTAEKNQVDFLLIAGDLFDTPDISIKALNRVADKFAHLSATKVVICPGNHDYFSSSSLFGLINWPDNVTVFKKGQMESVYFPEQKTCIYGIGWTKDTYREMPYNGAHIDLSEDDHNILLLHGDAFSENSDYMPIDLKQFDYFDYVALGHIHRGSQLTRRAAYCGCPEPLNFKEIGESGIYFGQIDHHRLTLKKIKTGKRAFLKKTIRISPEMTQNELLRTCLDFADDHQKAEDYFRIYLKGYAGSDVDIDQLRMQLEQIFYYVEIDETQLRPNIDVDKLLEENQDNIIGQFIQEMRRYGDDPTAKKALYYGLEGLLNTGDQT, encoded by the coding sequence ATGATATCTTTTATACATACAGGCGATGTTCATCTAGAGAGAACATTTCGTTTTAATAATCACAGCCGGGACTTTGGAAAAGACCACCGCTTGGATCTTTGGCTGACTTTTGAACAGATTGTCAATACCGCGGAAAAAAATCAGGTTGATTTTCTGCTGATCGCAGGAGATTTGTTCGATACGCCGGATATATCGATTAAAGCTTTAAACCGCGTGGCGGATAAGTTTGCCCATTTAAGCGCGACGAAAGTGGTCATCTGTCCAGGCAACCACGACTATTTTTCGTCTTCGTCGCTTTTTGGATTGATTAATTGGCCGGACAATGTCACGGTGTTTAAAAAAGGACAAATGGAATCTGTGTATTTTCCAGAGCAGAAGACCTGCATCTATGGCATTGGGTGGACGAAGGATACCTACCGTGAAATGCCCTACAACGGTGCGCACATCGATTTATCGGAAGACGATCATAATATTCTGCTCCTTCACGGGGATGCCTTTTCTGAAAATTCAGATTATATGCCGATCGATTTAAAGCAGTTTGATTATTTTGACTATGTCGCCCTGGGCCATATTCACCGCGGCAGTCAGCTCACACGGCGCGCCGCCTACTGCGGCTGCCCTGAGCCCTTAAATTTTAAAGAAATTGGAGAAAGCGGCATCTATTTTGGACAAATCGATCATCATCGGTTAACCTTAAAGAAAATTAAAACCGGAAAGCGCGCCTTCTTAAAAAAGACCATTCGCATTTCGCCCGAAATGACACAAAATGAACTGCTTCGGACTTGTCTTGATTTTGCAGATGATCACCAGAAGGCGGAAGATTATTTTCGCATTTACTTAAAAGGCTATGCGGGATCTGACGTCGATATTGATCAGCTGCGCATGCAGTTAGAGCAAATTTTTTACTATGTTGAAATTGACGAGACGCAGCTGCGTCCCAATATCGATGTCGATAAACTGCTTGAAGAAAATCAGGACAATATCATTGGACAGTTTATTCAGGAAATGCGGAGGTATGGAGATGATCCAACCGCAAAGAAAGCCCTTTATTATGGACTGGAAGGCTTGTTGAATACTGGAGATCAAACGTGA